The genomic interval CCCAACTGGTCGCCGCCGCCCTGGAAGTGACCCCGGGCATGCGGGTCATCGATGCCTGCGCCGGTGCCGGTGGCAAGACACTGCACATCGCCGCCATGATGGAAGGCAAGGGCCGCCTGCTGGCGATGGACGTGGAAGAGTGGAAGCTGGAGAACCTCAAGCAGCGCGCCCGCCGCGCCGGTGCCCACAACGTGGAGACCCGGGTCATCACCAGCAGCAAGACTGTCAAGCGCCTCAAAGAGAGCGCCGACCGCGTATTGCTGGACGTCCCCTGCTCCGGCCTTGGCGTACTCAAGCGCAATCCGGATGCCAAGTGGCGTGACACCGCCGAGCGCCTGCCGGTGCTGGTCGCCCTGCAAGAAGAGATACTGCAGCGCTATAGCCAGATGGTGAAGGTGGGCGGCCTGCTGGTCTATGCAACCTGCTCCATCCTGCCCCAGGAGAACCGCCAGCAGGTGGACAAGTTCCTCGCGGCCAACGAGAACTATCGCCTGCGGGATGACCACACCGTCAGCCCCTCCGAGACCGGCTTCGACGGTTTCTACATGGCACGGATCGAGCGTATCGGCTGAGGCCCTGCGCACCCATAGAAAAGGGGAGCCATGGGCTCCCCTTTTTGCATGATGCGGATGCGACCTTATTCGGCGGCGGCATCGTCCTGCTTGTGCTTGGCAGCAGCTTCCTTGATCAGGGTCTGCAGCTCGCCAGCCTGGAACATCTCGATCATGATGTCGCAACCACCGACCAGCTCACCTTCCACCCAGAGTTGCGGGAAGGTCGGCCAGTTGGCAAATTTCGGCAGCTCGGCACGGATGTCCGGGTTTTGCAGGATGTCGACGTAAGCAAAAGGCTCGCCACAGGACATCAGGGCCTGGGAGGCCTGGGCAGAGAAACCGCAGCTGGGTAGCTTGGGGGATCCCTTCATGTACAGGATGATGGGATTCTCAGCCAGCTGCTGTTTGATCTTTTCAATAGTTTCCATAAATGCCTCACTAGAGCGATTTCGGCGGCCATTCTACTGCAAACCGGGCAGACCACAAACTGGCAAACCGTCCCGAATGCAAGAAGTGATGAATCAATACGCCGCAGCTTGATCCGGATCATGGCGAGAATCAAGAGTTGTTCGCCCATCTTTGATGCTGCTACAATCGACGGGCTTTGGGCCGTCTGGCCCCATCATTTCAAGAACAATTCTTTTCAACATAGAAAAGAGTACGCAATGTCTTGCAACCGTCGCCTTCGCACGGCCCAGCCAATGGAGAGTAGAAAATGGCTTTCGAACTTCCCGCTCTGCCCTATGCAATCAATGCTCTGGAACCGCACATCTCCCAGGAAACCCTGGAATATCACCACGGCAAGCACCACAACACCTACGTGGTCAACCTGAACAACCTGGTGCCGGGTACCGAGTTTGAAGGCAAGTCTCTGGAAGAGATCATCAAGACCTCCACTGGCGGTGTCTTCAACAACGCCGCCCAGATCTGGAACCACACCTTCTACTGGCACTGCCTCTCCCCGAACGGCGGTGGCGAGCCCACCGGCGCCCTGGCCGATGCCATCAACAAGGCCTTCGGCTCCTTCGCCGAGTTCAAGGATGCGTTCACCAAGTCTGCCATCGGCAACTTCGGCTCCAGCTGGACCTGGCTGGTGAAGAAAGCCGACGGCTC from Aeromonas rivipollensis carries:
- the sodB gene encoding superoxide dismutase [Fe], whose translation is MAFELPALPYAINALEPHISQETLEYHHGKHHNTYVVNLNNLVPGTEFEGKSLEEIIKTSTGGVFNNAAQIWNHTFYWHCLSPNGGGEPTGALADAINKAFGSFAEFKDAFTKSAIGNFGSSWTWLVKKADGSLAIVNTSNAGCPLTEAGTTPLLTVDLWEHAYYIDFRNLRPKYMETFWALVNWEFVAKNLAA
- a CDS encoding Grx4 family monothiol glutaredoxin, whose amino-acid sequence is METIEKIKQQLAENPIILYMKGSPKLPSCGFSAQASQALMSCGEPFAYVDILQNPDIRAELPKFANWPTFPQLWVEGELVGGCDIMIEMFQAGELQTLIKEAAAKHKQDDAAAE